A genomic window from Elaeis guineensis isolate ETL-2024a chromosome 3, EG11, whole genome shotgun sequence includes:
- the LOC105040866 gene encoding protein phosphatase 2C and cyclic nucleotide-binding/kinase domain-containing protein isoform X1 encodes MGCLYSKGCIGQVPESPTESRGKESRRGVADSGLSPVSSDGSEEDDRVHQLGIAADVGINRLSRVSSQFLPPGGSRTVRVPSGNYDLRYSYLSQRGYYPEALDKQNQDSFCIHTPFGTNPNDHFFGVFDGHGEYGAQCSQFVKRKVCENLLRNSQFHVDAVEAYNAAFLTTNSELHSDSLDDTMSGTTAITILVRGRTVYVANAGDSRAVIAEKRGKEIVAMDLSIDQTPFRTDELERVKHCGARVLTLDQIEGLKNPDVQCWGTEEGDDGDPPRLWVQSGMYPGTAFTRSIGDSIAESIGVIAVPEVFVMELTSNHPFFVIASDGVFEFLSSQTVVDMVAKFKDPRDACAAIVAESYHLWLQYETRTDDITIIVVHINGLTDMESIQNMPDVPVRPLPQIVEVTGSESPSTVRWNSRNHRARHDLSRARLKAIESSFENGHAWVPPSPSHRKTWEEEAHIERALHGHFLFRRLTDSQCHVLLDCMQRIEVKGGDVVVQQGGEADCFYVVGSGEFEVLATQEEDGKEVTKVLHRYTAEKLSTFGELALMYNKPLQASVHAVTDGTLWALKREDFRGILMSEFSNISSLKLLRSVELFSRLTILQLSHIAEHLIEVTFSDGQIIIDKNNCLSALYIIQKGRVRLTYKPEAMSPNISSFLSAHLSQGIHHQEQDEHVVEMTEGSYFGEWTLLGEHISLLRAVSVGDVVCAVITKEKFDSAVGPLSKFSQEDLKLKDSLGCSKESTVNNDAAMPKGVQFSDLEWRMGIYATDCSEIGLVFLKGSENIRSFKRFSKRRIKDLGKEAQVLKEKDILKSLSPSACVPQVMCTCADQSYVGILLNCCLACSLASIIRTPLDEPSTRFCAASIVVALEELHKNSILYRGISPEVLMLDRSGHLQLVDFRFAKKLLGERTFTVCGIAESLAPEIVLGKGHGFAVDWWALGVLIYFMLQAEMPFGSWRDRELETFGKIAKGQLTLPQTFSLEAVDLITKLLEVDEKARLGSQGLDSIKNHSWFGDLDWKAIADGTFPVPQGITSRIDVYLEKHAEDITMPVSSPSEDLADLNTPEWLEDW; translated from the exons ATGGGGTGTTTGTATTCAAAGGGCTGCATTGGCCAAGTACCTGAATCCCCAACAGAATCCAGGGGGAAGGAAAGCAGAAGGGGAGTCGCAGATTCTGGTCTTTCTCCTGTTTCGTCAGATGGATCGGAAGAAGATGATCGAGTGCATCAATTGGGTATAGCAGCAGATGTGGGCATCAATCGTCTCTCGAGGGTTTCATCGCAGTTCCTTCCTCCCGGAGGGTCAAGGACAGTCAGGGTTCCCTCAGGGAACTATGATTTGCGATACTCCTACCTATCTCAACGAGGATATTATCCAGAGGCACTGGATAAGCAGAACCAAGATAGTTTCTGCATTCACACCCCATTTGGGACAAATCCTAATGATCACTTCTTTGGTGTGTTTGATGGGCATGGGGAGTATGGAGCTCAGTGCTCACAATTTGTGAAGCGAAAAGTATGTGAGAACTTGCTAAGGAACAGTCAGTTTCATGTTGATGCCGTTGAGGCTTACAATGCTGCTTTCTTAACAACAAATTCAGAGCTGCATTCTGATAGCTTGGATGATACGATGAGTGGGACCACTGCAATAACCATATTGGTAAGAGGTAGAACAGTCTATGTGGCAAATGCAGGTGATTCTAGGGCTGTTATCGCAGAGAAGAGAGGGAAGGAAATTGTGGCCATGGACCTCTCTATTGATCAGACTCCTTTTCGAACTGATGAACTCGAAAGGGTCAAACATTGTGGAGCGAGGGTGCTGACTTTGGATCAGATAGAGGGGCTAAAAAACCCAGATGTGCAGTGCTGGGGTACTGAAGAAGGTGATGATGGTGATCCTCCAAGACTCTGGGTGCAGAGTGGGATGTATCCAGGGACGGCATTCACACGGAGTATTGGAGATTCTATTGCTGAATCTATTGGTGTTATTGCAGTTCCCGAAGTATTTGTTATGGAACTCACTTCTAATCATCCATTCTTTGTGATTGCTAGTGATGGGGTTTTTGAGTTTCTCTCCAGCCAAACTGTGGTTGACATG GTTGCTAAGTTCAAGGACCCTCGTGATGCATGTGCTGCAATTGTTGCTGAATCCTATCACCTTTGGCTACAGTATGAAACTCGTACCGATGACATTACAATCATAGTTGTGCATATTAATGGGCTAACTGAT atggaatctattcaaaatatgccaGATGTGCCTGTAAGACCATTGCCACAAATTGTGGAGGTGACAGGATCTGAATCTCCATCCACTGTAAGGTGGAACTCCAGGAATCATCGTGCAAGGCATGATTTATCACGTGCACGATTGAAAGCCATTGAGAGTTCCTTCGAGAATGGTCATGCTTGGGTTCCACCCTCTCCATCCCATAGGAAGACATGGGAAGAAGAG GCACATATTGAGCGGGCATTGCATGGTCATTTTCTTTTTAGAAGGCTCACAGATTCTCAATGCCATGTTTTGCTTGATTGCATGCAAAGAATTGAAGTGAAGGGTGGGGATGTAGTTGTCCAACAG GGCGGAGAGGCTGACTGCTTTTACGTGGTTGGAAGTGGCGAGTTTGAAGTCCTAGCTACTCAG GAAGAGGATGGGAAGGAAGTGACCAAGGTTCTGCATCGCTATACAGCTGAGAAACTGTCAACCTTTGGGGAACTGGCACTAAT GTATAATAAACCGCTTCAGGCATCTGTTCATGCAGTGACTGATGGAACCCTCTGGGCCTTAAAGCGAGAAGATTTTCGAGGGATACTAATGTCAGAGTTTTCCAATATATCATCACTGAAGTTGCTTAGATCAGTAGAACTTTTCTCAAGACTGACAATTCTACAGCTGAGTCACATTGCTGAACATCTCATTGAAGTCACTTTCTCAGATGGACAAATTATAATTGATAAG AATAACTGTCTCTCTGcattatatattattcagaaggGTCGGGTGAGGCTAACTTATAAACCAGAAGCAATGAGTCCAAATATCTCCAGTTTTTTGTCTGCTCATCTTTCACAAGGAATTCACCATCAAGAGCAGGATGAGCATGTGGTGGAGATGACAGAGGGAAGTTATTTTGGCGAATGGACACTTCTTGGTGAGCATATTAGCTTGTTAAGGGCAGTTTCTGTTGGAGATGTGGTGTGTGCAGTTATTACAAAGGAGAAATTTGATTCAGCAGTCGGGCCTTTGTCAAAATTTTCACAGGAAGATCTCAA GTTGAAAGATTCTCTAGGTTGTTCTAAGGAAAGCACTGTAAATAACGATGCTGCAATGCCCAAGGGGGTTCAGTTCTCTGATTTG GAATGGAGAATGGGCATTTATGCAACTGATTGTAGTGAAATTGGTCTTGTCTTTTTAAAAGGCTCGG AAAATATACGAAGCTTTAAAAGGTTTTCTAAAAGGAGAATCAAAGATCTTGGAAAAGAAGCACAGGTCTTGAAGGAGAAAGATATATTGAAGAGTTTGAGCCCATCAGCTTGCGTGCCACAAGTAATGTGCACTTGTGCTGACCAATCATATGTTGGGATTTTACTCAACTGTTGCCTTGCCTGTTCATTAGCTTCAATAATCCGCACACCCCTAGATGAACCCTCTACACGATTCTGTGCTGCTTCTATTGTTGTTGCATTAGAAGAACTTCACAAG AATTCTATCCTTTATAGAGGTATTTCACCAGAGGTTCTGATGCTTGATCGATCAGGGCATCTGCAG CTAGTTGACTTCAGATTTGCAAAGAAGTTACTTGGTGAAAGAACTTTCACTGTATGTGGAATAGCGGAATCTTTAGCCCCAGAAATTGTCCTAGGGAAAGGACATGGATTTGCTGTTGACTG GTGGGCTTTGGGAGTCTTGATCTATTTTATGCTCCAAGCTGAAATGCCATTTGGTTCATGGAGAGACAGAGAACTAGAGACATTTGGAAAGATTGCCAAAGGACAATTGACTCTTCCCCAGACCTTCAGCCTAGAAGCAGTTGACCTCATCACAAAG TTACTTGAAGTTGATGAAAAAGCACGACTTGGAAGCCAAGGCCTTGATTCCATCAAAAATCATTCATGGTTTGGTGATCTTGACTGGAAAGCAATTGCTGATGGCACATTTCCAGTACCACAGGGAATTACTTCTCGTATTGATGTGTACTTGGAAAAACATGCAGAAGACATCACCATGCCTGTCTCCTCCCCATCTGAAGATCTAGCTGATCTCAACACCCCAGAATGGCTGGAGGATTGGTGA
- the LOC105040866 gene encoding protein phosphatase 2C and cyclic nucleotide-binding/kinase domain-containing protein isoform X2, protein MGCLYSKGCIGQVPESPTESRGKESRRGVADSGLSPVSSDGSEEDDRVHQLGIAADVGINRLSRVSSQFLPPGGSRTVRVPSGNYDLRYSYLSQRGYYPEALDKQNQDSFCIHTPFGTNPNDHFFGVFDGHGEYGAQCSQFVKRKVCENLLRNSQFHVDAVEAYNAAFLTTNSELHSDSLDDTMSGTTAITILVRGRTVYVANAGDSRAVIAEKRGKEIVAMDLSIDQTPFRTDELERVKHCGARVLTLDQIEGLKNPDVQCWGTEEGDDGDPPRLWVQSGMYPGTAFTRSIGDSIAESIGVIAVPEVFVMELTSNHPFFVIASDGVFEFLSSQTVVDMVAKFKDPRDACAAIVAESYHLWLQYETRTDDITIIVVHINGLTDMESIQNMPDVPVRPLPQIVEVTGSESPSTVRWNSRNHRARHDLSRARLKAIESSFENGHAWVPPSPSHRKTWEEEGGEADCFYVVGSGEFEVLATQEEDGKEVTKVLHRYTAEKLSTFGELALMYNKPLQASVHAVTDGTLWALKREDFRGILMSEFSNISSLKLLRSVELFSRLTILQLSHIAEHLIEVTFSDGQIIIDKNNCLSALYIIQKGRVRLTYKPEAMSPNISSFLSAHLSQGIHHQEQDEHVVEMTEGSYFGEWTLLGEHISLLRAVSVGDVVCAVITKEKFDSAVGPLSKFSQEDLKLKDSLGCSKESTVNNDAAMPKGVQFSDLEWRMGIYATDCSEIGLVFLKGSENIRSFKRFSKRRIKDLGKEAQVLKEKDILKSLSPSACVPQVMCTCADQSYVGILLNCCLACSLASIIRTPLDEPSTRFCAASIVVALEELHKNSILYRGISPEVLMLDRSGHLQLVDFRFAKKLLGERTFTVCGIAESLAPEIVLGKGHGFAVDWWALGVLIYFMLQAEMPFGSWRDRELETFGKIAKGQLTLPQTFSLEAVDLITKLLEVDEKARLGSQGLDSIKNHSWFGDLDWKAIADGTFPVPQGITSRIDVYLEKHAEDITMPVSSPSEDLADLNTPEWLEDW, encoded by the exons ATGGGGTGTTTGTATTCAAAGGGCTGCATTGGCCAAGTACCTGAATCCCCAACAGAATCCAGGGGGAAGGAAAGCAGAAGGGGAGTCGCAGATTCTGGTCTTTCTCCTGTTTCGTCAGATGGATCGGAAGAAGATGATCGAGTGCATCAATTGGGTATAGCAGCAGATGTGGGCATCAATCGTCTCTCGAGGGTTTCATCGCAGTTCCTTCCTCCCGGAGGGTCAAGGACAGTCAGGGTTCCCTCAGGGAACTATGATTTGCGATACTCCTACCTATCTCAACGAGGATATTATCCAGAGGCACTGGATAAGCAGAACCAAGATAGTTTCTGCATTCACACCCCATTTGGGACAAATCCTAATGATCACTTCTTTGGTGTGTTTGATGGGCATGGGGAGTATGGAGCTCAGTGCTCACAATTTGTGAAGCGAAAAGTATGTGAGAACTTGCTAAGGAACAGTCAGTTTCATGTTGATGCCGTTGAGGCTTACAATGCTGCTTTCTTAACAACAAATTCAGAGCTGCATTCTGATAGCTTGGATGATACGATGAGTGGGACCACTGCAATAACCATATTGGTAAGAGGTAGAACAGTCTATGTGGCAAATGCAGGTGATTCTAGGGCTGTTATCGCAGAGAAGAGAGGGAAGGAAATTGTGGCCATGGACCTCTCTATTGATCAGACTCCTTTTCGAACTGATGAACTCGAAAGGGTCAAACATTGTGGAGCGAGGGTGCTGACTTTGGATCAGATAGAGGGGCTAAAAAACCCAGATGTGCAGTGCTGGGGTACTGAAGAAGGTGATGATGGTGATCCTCCAAGACTCTGGGTGCAGAGTGGGATGTATCCAGGGACGGCATTCACACGGAGTATTGGAGATTCTATTGCTGAATCTATTGGTGTTATTGCAGTTCCCGAAGTATTTGTTATGGAACTCACTTCTAATCATCCATTCTTTGTGATTGCTAGTGATGGGGTTTTTGAGTTTCTCTCCAGCCAAACTGTGGTTGACATG GTTGCTAAGTTCAAGGACCCTCGTGATGCATGTGCTGCAATTGTTGCTGAATCCTATCACCTTTGGCTACAGTATGAAACTCGTACCGATGACATTACAATCATAGTTGTGCATATTAATGGGCTAACTGAT atggaatctattcaaaatatgccaGATGTGCCTGTAAGACCATTGCCACAAATTGTGGAGGTGACAGGATCTGAATCTCCATCCACTGTAAGGTGGAACTCCAGGAATCATCGTGCAAGGCATGATTTATCACGTGCACGATTGAAAGCCATTGAGAGTTCCTTCGAGAATGGTCATGCTTGGGTTCCACCCTCTCCATCCCATAGGAAGACATGGGAAGAAGAG GGCGGAGAGGCTGACTGCTTTTACGTGGTTGGAAGTGGCGAGTTTGAAGTCCTAGCTACTCAG GAAGAGGATGGGAAGGAAGTGACCAAGGTTCTGCATCGCTATACAGCTGAGAAACTGTCAACCTTTGGGGAACTGGCACTAAT GTATAATAAACCGCTTCAGGCATCTGTTCATGCAGTGACTGATGGAACCCTCTGGGCCTTAAAGCGAGAAGATTTTCGAGGGATACTAATGTCAGAGTTTTCCAATATATCATCACTGAAGTTGCTTAGATCAGTAGAACTTTTCTCAAGACTGACAATTCTACAGCTGAGTCACATTGCTGAACATCTCATTGAAGTCACTTTCTCAGATGGACAAATTATAATTGATAAG AATAACTGTCTCTCTGcattatatattattcagaaggGTCGGGTGAGGCTAACTTATAAACCAGAAGCAATGAGTCCAAATATCTCCAGTTTTTTGTCTGCTCATCTTTCACAAGGAATTCACCATCAAGAGCAGGATGAGCATGTGGTGGAGATGACAGAGGGAAGTTATTTTGGCGAATGGACACTTCTTGGTGAGCATATTAGCTTGTTAAGGGCAGTTTCTGTTGGAGATGTGGTGTGTGCAGTTATTACAAAGGAGAAATTTGATTCAGCAGTCGGGCCTTTGTCAAAATTTTCACAGGAAGATCTCAA GTTGAAAGATTCTCTAGGTTGTTCTAAGGAAAGCACTGTAAATAACGATGCTGCAATGCCCAAGGGGGTTCAGTTCTCTGATTTG GAATGGAGAATGGGCATTTATGCAACTGATTGTAGTGAAATTGGTCTTGTCTTTTTAAAAGGCTCGG AAAATATACGAAGCTTTAAAAGGTTTTCTAAAAGGAGAATCAAAGATCTTGGAAAAGAAGCACAGGTCTTGAAGGAGAAAGATATATTGAAGAGTTTGAGCCCATCAGCTTGCGTGCCACAAGTAATGTGCACTTGTGCTGACCAATCATATGTTGGGATTTTACTCAACTGTTGCCTTGCCTGTTCATTAGCTTCAATAATCCGCACACCCCTAGATGAACCCTCTACACGATTCTGTGCTGCTTCTATTGTTGTTGCATTAGAAGAACTTCACAAG AATTCTATCCTTTATAGAGGTATTTCACCAGAGGTTCTGATGCTTGATCGATCAGGGCATCTGCAG CTAGTTGACTTCAGATTTGCAAAGAAGTTACTTGGTGAAAGAACTTTCACTGTATGTGGAATAGCGGAATCTTTAGCCCCAGAAATTGTCCTAGGGAAAGGACATGGATTTGCTGTTGACTG GTGGGCTTTGGGAGTCTTGATCTATTTTATGCTCCAAGCTGAAATGCCATTTGGTTCATGGAGAGACAGAGAACTAGAGACATTTGGAAAGATTGCCAAAGGACAATTGACTCTTCCCCAGACCTTCAGCCTAGAAGCAGTTGACCTCATCACAAAG TTACTTGAAGTTGATGAAAAAGCACGACTTGGAAGCCAAGGCCTTGATTCCATCAAAAATCATTCATGGTTTGGTGATCTTGACTGGAAAGCAATTGCTGATGGCACATTTCCAGTACCACAGGGAATTACTTCTCGTATTGATGTGTACTTGGAAAAACATGCAGAAGACATCACCATGCCTGTCTCCTCCCCATCTGAAGATCTAGCTGATCTCAACACCCCAGAATGGCTGGAGGATTGGTGA
- the LOC105040866 gene encoding protein phosphatase 2C and cyclic nucleotide-binding/kinase domain-containing protein isoform X3, which produces MGCLYSKGCIGQVPESPTESRGKESRRGVADSGLSPVSSDGSEEDDRVHQLGIAADVGINRLSRVSSQFLPPGGSRTVRVPSGNYDLRYSYLSQRGYYPEALDKQNQDSFCIHTPFGTNPNDHFFGVFDGHGEYGAQCSQFVKRKVCENLLRNSQFHVDAVEAYNAAFLTTNSELHSDSLDDTMSGTTAITILVRGRTVYVANAGDSRAVIAEKRGKEIVAMDLSIDQTPFRTDELERVKHCGARVLTLDQIEGLKNPDVQCWGTEEGDDGDPPRLWVQSGMYPGTAFTRSIGDSIAESIGVIAVPEVFVMELTSNHPFFVIASDGVFEFLSSQTVVDMVAKFKDPRDACAAIVAESYHLWLQYETRTDDITIIVVHINGLTDMESIQNMPDVPVRPLPQIVEVTGSESPSTVRWNSRNHRARHDLSRARLKAIESSFENGHAWVPPSPSHRKTWEEEAHIERALHGHFLFRRLTDSQCHVLLDCMQRIEVKGGDVVVQQGGEADCFYVVGSGEFEVLATQEEDGKEVTKVLHRYTAEKLSTFGELALMYNKPLQASVHAVTDGTLWALKREDFRGILMSEFSNISSLKLLRSVELFSRLTILQLSHIAEHLIEVTFSDGQIIIDKNNCLSALYIIQKGRVRLTYKPEAMSPNISSFLSAHLSQGIHHQEQDEHVVEMTEGSYFGEWTLLGEHISLLRAVSVGDVVCAVITKEKFDSAVGPLSKFSQEDLKLKDSLGCSKESTVNNDAAMPKGVQFSDLEWRMGIYATDCSEIGLVFLKGSENIRSFKRFSKRRIKDLGKEAQVLKEKDILKSLSPSACVPQVMCTCADQSYVGILLNCCLACSLASIIRTPLDEPSTRFCAASIVVALEELHKNSILYRGISPEVLMLDRSGHLQVNR; this is translated from the exons ATGGGGTGTTTGTATTCAAAGGGCTGCATTGGCCAAGTACCTGAATCCCCAACAGAATCCAGGGGGAAGGAAAGCAGAAGGGGAGTCGCAGATTCTGGTCTTTCTCCTGTTTCGTCAGATGGATCGGAAGAAGATGATCGAGTGCATCAATTGGGTATAGCAGCAGATGTGGGCATCAATCGTCTCTCGAGGGTTTCATCGCAGTTCCTTCCTCCCGGAGGGTCAAGGACAGTCAGGGTTCCCTCAGGGAACTATGATTTGCGATACTCCTACCTATCTCAACGAGGATATTATCCAGAGGCACTGGATAAGCAGAACCAAGATAGTTTCTGCATTCACACCCCATTTGGGACAAATCCTAATGATCACTTCTTTGGTGTGTTTGATGGGCATGGGGAGTATGGAGCTCAGTGCTCACAATTTGTGAAGCGAAAAGTATGTGAGAACTTGCTAAGGAACAGTCAGTTTCATGTTGATGCCGTTGAGGCTTACAATGCTGCTTTCTTAACAACAAATTCAGAGCTGCATTCTGATAGCTTGGATGATACGATGAGTGGGACCACTGCAATAACCATATTGGTAAGAGGTAGAACAGTCTATGTGGCAAATGCAGGTGATTCTAGGGCTGTTATCGCAGAGAAGAGAGGGAAGGAAATTGTGGCCATGGACCTCTCTATTGATCAGACTCCTTTTCGAACTGATGAACTCGAAAGGGTCAAACATTGTGGAGCGAGGGTGCTGACTTTGGATCAGATAGAGGGGCTAAAAAACCCAGATGTGCAGTGCTGGGGTACTGAAGAAGGTGATGATGGTGATCCTCCAAGACTCTGGGTGCAGAGTGGGATGTATCCAGGGACGGCATTCACACGGAGTATTGGAGATTCTATTGCTGAATCTATTGGTGTTATTGCAGTTCCCGAAGTATTTGTTATGGAACTCACTTCTAATCATCCATTCTTTGTGATTGCTAGTGATGGGGTTTTTGAGTTTCTCTCCAGCCAAACTGTGGTTGACATG GTTGCTAAGTTCAAGGACCCTCGTGATGCATGTGCTGCAATTGTTGCTGAATCCTATCACCTTTGGCTACAGTATGAAACTCGTACCGATGACATTACAATCATAGTTGTGCATATTAATGGGCTAACTGAT atggaatctattcaaaatatgccaGATGTGCCTGTAAGACCATTGCCACAAATTGTGGAGGTGACAGGATCTGAATCTCCATCCACTGTAAGGTGGAACTCCAGGAATCATCGTGCAAGGCATGATTTATCACGTGCACGATTGAAAGCCATTGAGAGTTCCTTCGAGAATGGTCATGCTTGGGTTCCACCCTCTCCATCCCATAGGAAGACATGGGAAGAAGAG GCACATATTGAGCGGGCATTGCATGGTCATTTTCTTTTTAGAAGGCTCACAGATTCTCAATGCCATGTTTTGCTTGATTGCATGCAAAGAATTGAAGTGAAGGGTGGGGATGTAGTTGTCCAACAG GGCGGAGAGGCTGACTGCTTTTACGTGGTTGGAAGTGGCGAGTTTGAAGTCCTAGCTACTCAG GAAGAGGATGGGAAGGAAGTGACCAAGGTTCTGCATCGCTATACAGCTGAGAAACTGTCAACCTTTGGGGAACTGGCACTAAT GTATAATAAACCGCTTCAGGCATCTGTTCATGCAGTGACTGATGGAACCCTCTGGGCCTTAAAGCGAGAAGATTTTCGAGGGATACTAATGTCAGAGTTTTCCAATATATCATCACTGAAGTTGCTTAGATCAGTAGAACTTTTCTCAAGACTGACAATTCTACAGCTGAGTCACATTGCTGAACATCTCATTGAAGTCACTTTCTCAGATGGACAAATTATAATTGATAAG AATAACTGTCTCTCTGcattatatattattcagaaggGTCGGGTGAGGCTAACTTATAAACCAGAAGCAATGAGTCCAAATATCTCCAGTTTTTTGTCTGCTCATCTTTCACAAGGAATTCACCATCAAGAGCAGGATGAGCATGTGGTGGAGATGACAGAGGGAAGTTATTTTGGCGAATGGACACTTCTTGGTGAGCATATTAGCTTGTTAAGGGCAGTTTCTGTTGGAGATGTGGTGTGTGCAGTTATTACAAAGGAGAAATTTGATTCAGCAGTCGGGCCTTTGTCAAAATTTTCACAGGAAGATCTCAA GTTGAAAGATTCTCTAGGTTGTTCTAAGGAAAGCACTGTAAATAACGATGCTGCAATGCCCAAGGGGGTTCAGTTCTCTGATTTG GAATGGAGAATGGGCATTTATGCAACTGATTGTAGTGAAATTGGTCTTGTCTTTTTAAAAGGCTCGG AAAATATACGAAGCTTTAAAAGGTTTTCTAAAAGGAGAATCAAAGATCTTGGAAAAGAAGCACAGGTCTTGAAGGAGAAAGATATATTGAAGAGTTTGAGCCCATCAGCTTGCGTGCCACAAGTAATGTGCACTTGTGCTGACCAATCATATGTTGGGATTTTACTCAACTGTTGCCTTGCCTGTTCATTAGCTTCAATAATCCGCACACCCCTAGATGAACCCTCTACACGATTCTGTGCTGCTTCTATTGTTGTTGCATTAGAAGAACTTCACAAG AATTCTATCCTTTATAGAGGTATTTCACCAGAGGTTCTGATGCTTGATCGATCAGGGCATCTGCAGGTGAACCGCTGA